One part of the Chryseobacterium sp. 7 genome encodes these proteins:
- a CDS encoding sensor histidine kinase yields the protein MLILIIVTIAIIVSFILLAYRAFITRIIKEKNVQHEAEVLHQKKLVLENIKAQEEERKRIAVMIHDDIGNRLNILSLWLNNLDTQGDELIKKNIYGQMSSLIDAARSISHSLYPVNLESVGLVLYVEELIANLSHKINISLQVMPGYEKKDLFVEVQLYRIIQEFTTNVIKHSDATDLWIYIKDYPENMAVVISDNGQGFEYEEVKKGMGIKNIESRIKSMNATHKWKKTFSNKGSRLIIKIPKYHEFPNQTSTD from the coding sequence TTGCTGATCCTTATAATTGTTACCATAGCAATTATAGTATCCTTTATTCTGCTAGCCTACCGGGCGTTTATTACCAGAATTATAAAGGAAAAAAATGTACAGCATGAGGCGGAAGTACTGCATCAGAAAAAACTGGTGCTGGAAAATATTAAAGCACAGGAAGAAGAAAGGAAAAGAATTGCGGTAATGATTCATGACGACATCGGAAACCGTCTTAATATTCTTTCTTTATGGCTGAATAATCTGGATACGCAGGGAGATGAGCTGATTAAAAAAAACATCTACGGTCAGATGTCTTCCCTGATTGATGCCGCCAGAAGCATTTCTCATTCATTGTACCCTGTAAACCTGGAATCGGTGGGACTGGTTCTATACGTTGAAGAATTAATAGCCAACCTCTCCCATAAAATTAATATATCCTTGCAGGTAATGCCGGGCTATGAAAAGAAAGACCTTTTTGTGGAAGTACAGCTGTACAGGATTATTCAGGAGTTTACTACCAATGTGATCAAGCATTCTGATGCTACAGATCTCTGGATTTATATTAAAGATTATCCTGAAAATATGGCAGTGGTAATTTCGGATAACGGACAAGGCTTTGAATATGAAGAAGTAAAAAAAGGAATGGGAATCAAAAATATAGAATCCCGTATCAAATCTATGAACGCAACACACAAATGGAAAAAAACATTTTCGAATAAAGGAAGTCGTTTAATTATAAAAATTCCAAAATATCATGAGTTCCCAAATCAAACTAGCACTGATTGA